A genomic segment from Moorena sp. SIOASIH encodes:
- a CDS encoding phage tail sheath C-terminal domain-containing protein, translated as MPVTPTYPGVYVEEIPSGVRTITGVATSITAFIGRAFRGPTDEPILINNYGEYERIFGGLWNESTMGFAVRDFYTNGGSQAVIVRLFNPGEMQATTDNQVLDTVSAIQSAANQDSTDQKEAGITEAKNHLDITPPPLVSDPNNWPEQSTGEGKIAKDFAIEMYNSNVWAAVDDIKNAGNEAAGITAAKRHLDNKTPPPGGEPKTWPYQNTERGQTAKKIAIELHKLQDVIPVVNDIKDTENKDDGIEAAETHLDPGTPPQNNDPNTWPDQTTVPGKIAKEIAINIYSLSDELTVEQYQEEVDKIIGNVLESHGLINIVSAEDYSGRVDIIVTSLKIDVSDEKYTKDIDQIVADLQIRQKAQLSVGTDNELFLEAANEGSWGNELRARVDYEGLEDGSALFNLSVRDGGTGEVETFQNLSVDESETRYIKKVLEKDSQLVRVIGTLPGARPEQNASTWEEIEEQIDPESREEEKKKFKAEGVWYELCSNGVQPIDRAGDGDPLESNNFTEGEGDKTGIYALEKADLFNLLCIPPYKQEANGLDVETGVIDQAITYCHKRRAMMIIDSPSGWDSKGKAKTGIKTDVGSTSENAAVFFPRLVMPNPLKENQIEVFAACGAVAGIFARTDGTRGVWKAPAGLEAVLKGVAALSVPLTDPENGELNPLGINCLRNRPPAGKIVWGSRTRVGDDMLASEWKYIPVRRLALYLEETLYRNTKWAVFEPNDEPLWSQLRLSIGSFMQNLFKQGAFQGSSPKDAYFVKCDKETTTQYDIDRGIVNIMIGFAPLKPAEFVILKFQQIAGQS; from the coding sequence ATGCCAGTAACACCAACCTATCCTGGAGTTTATGTAGAAGAAATTCCTTCGGGGGTACGGACGATAACAGGTGTAGCCACTTCAATTACAGCCTTTATCGGTCGGGCCTTCCGGGGACCGACCGATGAGCCAATACTAATTAATAACTACGGAGAATATGAGCGCATATTTGGCGGATTGTGGAATGAGAGTACCATGGGTTTCGCGGTAAGGGATTTCTACACAAATGGCGGGAGTCAGGCGGTAATTGTTCGACTGTTCAATCCTGGAGAAATGCAAGCTACAACCGACAACCAAGTGTTGGACACAGTAAGTGCAATTCAAAGTGCAGCTAACCAAGATAGCACAGATCAGAAAGAGGCTGGCATTACAGAGGCAAAAAACCATTTAGATATTACACCTCCTCCACTAGTAAGTGATCCTAACAATTGGCCAGAGCAAAGCACAGGGGAAGGAAAGATAGCCAAAGACTTTGCAATCGAGATGTATAACTCTAATGTCTGGGCAGCAGTAGATGACATTAAAAATGCAGGGAATGAAGCCGCTGGCATTACAGCGGCAAAACGCCATTTGGATAATAAAACTCCTCCACCAGGAGGCGAACCTAAAACTTGGCCATACCAAAATACAGAGCGAGGGCAGACAGCTAAAAAAATTGCCATCGAACTCCATAAATTACAGGACGTAATTCCAGTAGTAAACGATATTAAAGATACAGAAAACAAAGACGATGGTATTGAAGCTGCAGAAACTCATTTAGATCCTGGCACTCCTCCTCAAAACAACGATCCTAACACTTGGCCAGACCAAACTACAGTGCCAGGAAAGATAGCCAAAGAGATTGCGATAAATATCTATAGTTTATCCGATGAATTAACCGTTGAGCAGTACCAAGAAGAAGTCGATAAAATCATTGGTAATGTGCTCGAAAGCCATGGATTAATTAATATTGTTTCAGCAGAAGACTATTCAGGAAGAGTCGATATAATTGTTACCTCACTCAAGATTGACGTGTCAGATGAGAAGTATACAAAAGACATCGATCAAATAGTTGCTGACTTGCAGATCAGGCAGAAGGCACAATTATCAGTAGGAACAGATAATGAACTGTTCCTGGAAGCAGCAAACGAGGGGTCTTGGGGCAACGAATTGCGGGCTCGGGTTGACTATGAGGGACTAGAAGACGGCAGTGCATTGTTCAATCTATCGGTCAGGGATGGAGGGACGGGAGAAGTTGAAACGTTCCAGAATCTATCTGTTGACGAAAGCGAAACGCGATACATTAAGAAGGTACTGGAAAAAGATTCACAATTAGTACGGGTAATTGGGACATTGCCTGGTGCTAGACCAGAGCAGAATGCTAGCACATGGGAAGAGATAGAGGAGCAAATTGACCCAGAGTCCCGAGAAGAAGAAAAGAAGAAATTTAAGGCGGAAGGAGTGTGGTACGAACTGTGTTCAAATGGAGTGCAACCAATAGACCGTGCAGGAGATGGCGATCCCCTGGAAAGTAATAACTTTACTGAAGGAGAAGGGGACAAAACAGGAATTTATGCTCTGGAAAAGGCCGACCTGTTTAACTTGCTCTGCATCCCACCCTACAAACAGGAGGCTAATGGACTAGATGTTGAAACAGGGGTAATTGATCAAGCTATCACCTATTGCCACAAACGCCGGGCTATGATGATTATCGACTCTCCTAGCGGGTGGGATAGTAAGGGAAAGGCAAAAACAGGGATTAAGACAGACGTGGGGTCTACCAGTGAAAATGCAGCCGTCTTCTTCCCGCGCCTCGTGATGCCTAACCCTCTCAAAGAAAATCAAATAGAAGTATTTGCCGCCTGTGGGGCTGTGGCAGGAATCTTCGCCCGCACCGATGGGACCAGGGGTGTATGGAAGGCCCCAGCGGGTTTGGAGGCAGTCTTAAAAGGAGTGGCCGCCCTCAGCGTCCCCCTGACAGACCCCGAAAATGGGGAGTTGAACCCTCTGGGAATTAACTGCTTGCGGAATAGACCGCCAGCGGGTAAAATAGTATGGGGTTCGCGCACCCGAGTGGGAGACGACATGCTAGCCTCCGAATGGAAATACATTCCGGTACGGCGACTGGCATTGTACCTAGAAGAAACCTTGTATCGCAATACCAAGTGGGCCGTATTTGAACCGAACGACGAACCCCTTTGGTCTCAACTTCGATTAAGCATCGGCTCGTTTATGCAAAATCTCTTCAAGCAAGGGGCATTCCAAGGCAGCTCTCCCAAAGACGCTTACTTTGTCAAGTGTGACAAGGAAACCACAACCCAGTATGATATCGATCGGGGGATAGTTAATATCATGATCGGGTTTGCACCCTTGAAGCCAGCAGAATTTGTGATTCTGAAATTCCAGCAGATAGCTGGACAATCATAA
- a CDS encoding DUF6519 domain-containing protein, producing the protein MKGDFTRWTFDPSNRYSSVRLQQGRVLLDADWNEQLDIIAYREQYANKEIIGLNGVPDRNSFKVEFDNAQQIIKLAEGRCYVEGILCETVQDGYQREITDVPGILAAEGAETANPGDFLVYLEVWQHHITAIEDQDLLEPALGGPDTTTRTETYWQLKAQELTEKEQWRHEWKTLLSENQQKGKLKVKSGTALPNDLYRVEIHQVADNVDDTTFKWARNNASMAAKVTKIETHKVTVLKNNQIQFPEEQGKEWWIEITDEDRVKAGEPGFFLKVDHVGESNDGLILTINQDTWNQEEIDQLNPDEKITTVRIWEANAREIKFLSEEEENQDFIELEKGLQVKFVHTGNEKYRTGDYWLIPTRSQQEVVWPADNKEPDGIVYHYCPLAIVNYNDNPTPPTLHWTVLQDCREIFPALTEMARETGLYNGVVPKGRKLSIGVHSYNDARRDQETEPFHTDDQLEIQGGKQLTLNVGYWKDELEEKAPDSVDQAISFSICEEEVMRLTKDNLSIIGNKDLIVEGTSWLKGVVAIGTEPPDETIGLLVQPDLSNDSAQEVVGEKLAPKLTAKSDGQILAALHIQPNFQNGGNAPKRYGLIVEEGKVSIGADRTELEKLQIGVDLRPEVKAQTSKEKLAALYINPNFNENGQSPVYKFGLMIEKGKVGIGRETRIRDEEDDQHRIGVDLRPVVDARDAQDKLVGLYIKPDFKDTCSCGITEAAQYGLIVEEGRVAFGPQLTVNGSKEYLVDIGKDPNDPDDLTKARLKVAGDLEVYGKVTYHAEKGEPGDVELGQQNQDKLLIHGKLETQHTSGKLKVISPLEVQLEESGQQDFLSLFAANDSASVNGRIVWKKGIVTQEGIDEEAEQGDDETLKYKEEAQEAAAIYSVVEGDGSSNSSGELRFSTGQDGTLVDRVVITADGNVGIGQIDANNPGDNQLKVTGTTDLQTLVVNTSLQVTENANTDVYSLNLTGVWSRTQPTLTIPNGNVCIGATEIPREKVVNDKQPKLYVKGAANELVSFDTNLSVLGSTDLETLTVTPELVAQADNDSLTAARIEPSFDVAGYQNVKTLGLQVVKGDVDLDDGHLNIKSGNLVIGTPIASTSDKLRVKGGSTLLEGDLQIRQDASIALKVNQATQEVGIGGDSQTNYKLAVAGATKLTGKLEVAPSLTGTSNATEITPTLTSSGQNQTLTALKINPTFSGGHGGLKKLGLLVETGDVVVNSGNVAIGSATVDPDHALSVTGGSTIDILTVTGESTLTSNLSVLEDVEIAGNTNLEGTLTVDGSVGIGTTAPQAKLQVSGGAIMPAAGNTQESGILFPKNPGGGGADAAWIRYYAREGEDSAENTTFEIGTSNDPKDHIVLNTSGAVGIGKVPGEGGQSPVTNLKLDVNGKILAENVELSSDATLKENVKPLKNGLKKILGLRGVSYQWKDEQKATQETQIGLVAQEVEEVFPELVSTDSQGMKSLSYSKLIAPLIEAIKEQNKKILELAKEVKQQQTKITQLQALNKE; encoded by the coding sequence ATGAAAGGGGATTTTACTCGTTGGACATTTGATCCAAGCAACCGTTACAGCAGCGTTCGCCTACAGCAAGGTCGGGTATTGTTAGATGCGGACTGGAACGAACAGCTAGATATAATTGCTTACAGAGAGCAGTACGCGAACAAGGAGATTATCGGACTCAATGGAGTGCCAGATCGGAATAGTTTTAAGGTTGAGTTTGATAATGCCCAACAAATTATTAAGCTGGCTGAAGGACGATGTTATGTGGAAGGTATCCTGTGTGAAACTGTACAGGATGGCTATCAGCGTGAGATAACAGACGTCCCGGGTATATTAGCAGCAGAAGGGGCAGAAACTGCCAATCCAGGGGACTTCCTAGTTTATTTAGAGGTATGGCAGCATCACATTACAGCCATAGAAGACCAAGACCTGCTAGAGCCAGCCCTGGGGGGACCCGATACGACCACTCGCACCGAGACTTACTGGCAGCTAAAGGCACAAGAATTGACCGAGAAGGAACAATGGCGGCACGAGTGGAAAACCTTACTGAGTGAGAACCAGCAGAAAGGGAAACTTAAGGTAAAGAGTGGAACAGCGTTGCCCAACGATCTTTACAGGGTAGAAATACACCAAGTTGCGGACAATGTAGATGATACTACGTTTAAGTGGGCAAGAAACAATGCTTCCATGGCCGCAAAAGTGACAAAAATTGAAACCCATAAGGTTACAGTTTTAAAAAATAATCAAATCCAATTTCCAGAAGAACAGGGGAAAGAGTGGTGGATAGAAATTACAGACGAAGATCGTGTAAAAGCAGGTGAACCAGGGTTCTTTTTAAAAGTAGATCATGTAGGAGAAAGTAATGATGGACTTATACTAACTATAAATCAAGATACTTGGAATCAGGAAGAAATAGATCAGTTAAACCCTGACGAAAAAATCACAACTGTACGGATTTGGGAAGCAAATGCAAGAGAGATAAAATTCCTCTCTGAGGAAGAAGAGAACCAAGATTTTATAGAACTGGAAAAAGGGCTACAAGTCAAGTTTGTCCATACAGGAAATGAAAAATACAGGACCGGAGATTATTGGTTAATCCCAACCCGCTCTCAACAAGAAGTTGTGTGGCCAGCAGACAACAAAGAACCAGACGGGATTGTATATCACTACTGTCCATTGGCGATTGTCAATTACAATGATAATCCCACTCCTCCCACTCTTCACTGGACAGTGCTCCAGGATTGCCGGGAAATTTTCCCAGCCCTGACGGAGATGGCGCGGGAAACGGGATTATATAACGGGGTTGTACCAAAAGGAAGGAAGTTATCAATTGGGGTACATAGCTACAATGATGCCCGCCGTGATCAAGAAACAGAACCATTCCATACTGATGACCAGCTCGAGATTCAAGGTGGAAAGCAACTCACTTTGAATGTGGGCTATTGGAAGGATGAACTGGAAGAAAAAGCACCAGATTCCGTCGATCAGGCCATCAGCTTCAGCATCTGTGAAGAAGAGGTGATGCGCCTTACCAAAGACAATCTGAGTATTATTGGTAATAAAGACCTGATTGTAGAAGGGACAAGTTGGCTCAAGGGTGTGGTCGCCATTGGAACAGAACCTCCCGACGAGACAATTGGGTTGCTGGTACAGCCAGACTTGAGTAACGATAGTGCTCAAGAAGTCGTTGGCGAGAAGTTGGCACCGAAATTGACAGCCAAGTCCGATGGACAAATCCTCGCAGCCTTGCATATTCAGCCAAACTTTCAGAATGGAGGTAATGCTCCTAAACGATATGGGTTGATAGTTGAAGAGGGCAAAGTATCCATTGGTGCAGACCGTACGGAGCTGGAAAAGCTACAGATAGGGGTAGATTTGCGACCCGAAGTGAAAGCGCAAACCTCTAAAGAAAAGTTAGCGGCCTTATATATAAACCCAAACTTTAATGAGAACGGTCAAAGTCCGGTGTACAAGTTTGGGTTGATGATAGAAAAAGGTAAAGTTGGCATTGGCCGTGAAACTCGAATACGAGATGAAGAAGACGACCAACATCGGATCGGGGTAGACCTGCGACCGGTAGTGGATGCCAGGGATGCCCAAGACAAGCTAGTCGGACTATACATTAAGCCTGATTTTAAGGATACATGTAGTTGCGGAATAACAGAAGCAGCCCAGTATGGGTTGATAGTAGAAGAGGGGCGCGTCGCCTTTGGACCCCAGTTAACTGTTAACGGAAGCAAAGAGTATTTAGTAGATATTGGAAAAGATCCAAATGATCCTGATGATCTTACAAAAGCACGCTTGAAAGTGGCGGGAGATCTGGAGGTTTACGGTAAGGTAACCTACCATGCAGAGAAAGGAGAACCAGGTGATGTCGAACTGGGTCAGCAAAATCAAGATAAGTTACTGATCCATGGAAAACTGGAAACCCAGCATACCTCTGGGAAGCTAAAGGTTATTAGCCCCTTAGAAGTCCAGCTAGAAGAGAGTGGTCAGCAAGATTTCCTATCCCTGTTTGCTGCAAACGACAGTGCCTCGGTTAATGGCAGGATAGTCTGGAAAAAGGGCATAGTAACACAGGAGGGGATAGACGAGGAAGCTGAACAAGGTGATGATGAAACTCTAAAATACAAAGAAGAAGCTCAAGAAGCAGCAGCTATTTATTCTGTAGTAGAAGGAGACGGTTCAAGTAATTCATCAGGGGAGTTAAGATTTAGCACAGGTCAGGACGGGACGTTAGTAGATCGGGTGGTCATTACAGCAGATGGTAATGTAGGCATCGGTCAAATCGATGCTAATAACCCAGGAGACAATCAACTCAAAGTTACGGGAACTACTGACTTACAAACTTTGGTTGTAAATACTAGTTTACAAGTCACGGAGAACGCCAATACCGATGTATATTCACTGAACCTCACAGGTGTTTGGAGTAGAACTCAACCGACTTTGACAATTCCCAATGGAAATGTATGTATTGGGGCGACTGAAATTCCCAGGGAAAAAGTTGTAAATGATAAGCAACCAAAGTTGTATGTAAAAGGGGCAGCAAACGAATTAGTCAGTTTTGATACAAACTTGAGCGTTCTTGGTTCTACAGATCTAGAAACGCTGACGGTAACACCAGAACTAGTTGCTCAAGCAGATAACGATAGCCTGACAGCGGCAAGAATTGAGCCAAGTTTCGATGTAGCTGGTTACCAAAATGTAAAGACGTTGGGACTGCAGGTAGTTAAGGGGGATGTAGACCTCGACGATGGCCATCTAAACATAAAATCGGGAAACTTAGTGATCGGGACACCCATAGCCTCAACATCGGATAAGTTGAGAGTGAAAGGGGGTTCTACCCTCTTAGAAGGTGATCTGCAAATCCGTCAAGATGCTTCTATTGCCCTCAAGGTAAATCAAGCAACTCAAGAAGTCGGCATCGGGGGTGACTCCCAAACAAATTATAAGTTAGCCGTTGCCGGTGCTACTAAATTAACAGGCAAGCTAGAAGTAGCACCAAGTTTGACCGGTACTAGCAATGCCACGGAAATCACACCAACTTTGACAAGTTCAGGCCAGAATCAAACCCTAACAGCGCTGAAAATTAATCCAACCTTCAGCGGTGGTCATGGAGGTCTTAAGAAGTTGGGACTGCTTGTCGAGACAGGGGATGTGGTTGTTAATAGTGGCAACGTGGCGATCGGGTCCGCGACGGTAGATCCAGACCACGCATTATCTGTAACAGGTGGTTCGACAATCGACATCCTGACAGTGACAGGTGAAAGTACCCTCACCAGTAATTTGTCAGTACTGGAAGATGTGGAGATCGCAGGGAACACGAACTTAGAGGGTACTCTAACAGTAGATGGAAGTGTTGGTATTGGCACAACAGCTCCGCAAGCAAAGCTGCAAGTAAGCGGTGGAGCGATCATGCCTGCTGCTGGGAACACACAGGAATCTGGTATATTATTTCCAAAAAATCCTGGAGGCGGTGGAGCCGATGCAGCATGGATACGATACTACGCCAGAGAGGGTGAGGATAGTGCTGAAAACACTACCTTTGAAATTGGAACCTCTAATGACCCTAAGGATCATATTGTTTTGAACACTAGTGGTGCTGTCGGGATTGGGAAAGTGCCAGGAGAGGGAGGACAATCTCCTGTAACTAACCTCAAACTAGACGTTAATGGCAAAATACTCGCTGAGAATGTGGAGTTATCAAGCGATGCAACGTTAAAAGAAAATGTTAAGCCCCTAAAAAACGGGCTTAAAAAGATCCTAGGTTTGCGGGGCGTGAGCTACCAATGGAAAGATGAGCAAAAAGCTACCCAAGAAACACAAATTGGACTGGTAGCCCAAGAGGTAGAAGAGGTGTTCCCAGAACTAGTAAGCACTGATTCCCAGGGGATGAAGTCTCTGAGTTATTCTAAGCTTATTGCCCCTCTGATCGAAGCTATTAAGGAGCAAAACAAGAAAATTTTGGAACTGGCCAAGGAAGTTAAACAGCAGCAAACTAAAATCACACAGTTGCAGGCTCTCAATAAGGAGTAA
- a CDS encoding phage tail protein — protein sequence MVREKLYELLPAIYRRKDFFSGEPLRALLAIVEQELGILEADINNLYENWFIETCDEWVLPYIAELVGIQDLNDPEKILPVQRSRIGNAIRYRRHKGTPRTLELAIENTTGWTVRVVEMFNYVLTTQYIQRVRPQSAATFALTQSTAMVAMQDLFDSNAHTLDIRAFDGNQIRYNLRSLSLFIWRLQSYPIKRSTPCYRPELPIKAVDIRHWDTRDDTSKYEFEQAVFGFNTSPSQRKHTLQVSPRVISNRNGYYRHKLKKKSKLDWPVINQTGCYTFHPLGYDMPLFNQPKSRENQDLWAHELDSLELPIPISHKAFEEDLRPFQTPTPEEETHEKFIKVFRLGDGDDYIYPNDWVEQQTENTTYSLLKMAKDYRKSVDLKEVPAPQVEPSEPELNSEYYYGPARSLVIYIKRGKNQGAEYPAIPPEKIIAQRLTNWEEPPPGKIAVDVELGRLMFASGEDPGWDNLEVNFSYGFSGNMGGGPYNRSQALVQDAETIRWVARKMPPEATENWYTSLSEAIAAWKASGESHNTIRIMDNQAHFTARTHTAPVVSDTLLIELGSCDRLTIEAGNGYRPTISPLGGDLIVSGAEGSTLRLNGLLCGGKVIVAGKAQLEVDHCTIRPKRSPDQHQETVVGISEVSGETKVTISNSIVGQVNLPIESGALALRDSIIDGAGSAAIRSLGRHHGLVTKIERSTIFGGVYIEEMELGSETIFMEPVKAQKQGSGGLRYSYAPVGYQIETEPPPTEEEPKKENYYYSTPERYECQPKTLENSELQPSFTSQQYGQPGYAQLSLSCPQEIQKGAENNTEMGAFNNLQRPQQEANLAASLDEYLRLGMEVSTVYKN from the coding sequence ATGGTGAGGGAGAAACTTTACGAGCTATTACCAGCTATCTATCGTCGGAAAGATTTCTTTTCAGGCGAACCCCTACGAGCCTTGCTGGCGATCGTCGAGCAAGAACTGGGCATCCTCGAAGCCGATATCAATAACCTCTACGAAAACTGGTTCATTGAAACCTGCGATGAATGGGTATTGCCCTACATTGCTGAATTGGTAGGGATTCAAGACTTAAATGACCCGGAAAAGATTTTACCCGTTCAGCGCAGTCGCATTGGTAATGCGATTCGCTATCGCAGGCATAAAGGGACTCCCAGAACCCTAGAGCTAGCCATTGAGAATACCACGGGTTGGACAGTGCGGGTCGTGGAAATGTTCAACTACGTCCTGACCACTCAGTATATCCAAAGAGTCCGCCCCCAGTCCGCTGCCACGTTTGCTCTGACTCAAAGTACGGCAATGGTGGCGATGCAGGATTTATTTGACAGTAATGCTCATACCTTAGATATCCGTGCTTTTGATGGCAATCAAATCAGATACAATCTCAGAAGTCTCAGTTTATTTATTTGGAGACTACAAAGCTATCCAATAAAACGCTCTACCCCATGCTATAGGCCAGAATTACCCATCAAGGCGGTAGATATTAGGCACTGGGATACCAGGGATGATACCAGCAAATATGAATTTGAACAGGCGGTTTTTGGCTTTAATACCTCCCCTAGCCAGCGCAAACATACCCTACAAGTTAGTCCTAGAGTGATCAGCAATAGGAATGGCTATTACAGGCACAAGCTCAAGAAAAAATCTAAACTTGACTGGCCAGTAATCAACCAAACCGGTTGCTATACCTTTCACCCCTTGGGTTACGATATGCCTTTGTTCAATCAGCCGAAAAGTAGAGAAAATCAGGATCTATGGGCTCATGAATTGGACAGTCTTGAACTTCCGATCCCAATCAGTCATAAGGCGTTTGAGGAAGATTTAAGACCTTTCCAAACGCCTACTCCCGAGGAGGAAACTCATGAAAAATTCATTAAAGTCTTCCGATTAGGTGATGGCGACGATTATATCTATCCTAATGATTGGGTGGAGCAGCAGACGGAAAATACGACTTACAGTCTATTAAAAATGGCAAAAGACTATCGCAAGTCCGTTGACCTCAAGGAAGTGCCAGCGCCACAGGTAGAACCCTCAGAACCAGAACTCAATAGCGAGTACTATTACGGACCTGCGCGCAGTCTGGTGATATATATAAAGCGTGGAAAAAATCAAGGGGCAGAATATCCAGCCATACCACCAGAAAAGATTATTGCCCAACGATTAACCAATTGGGAAGAACCGCCACCCGGTAAAATAGCCGTAGATGTGGAATTGGGTCGGCTAATGTTCGCCAGTGGCGAGGATCCGGGTTGGGATAATTTAGAAGTTAACTTCAGCTATGGCTTTAGTGGTAATATGGGAGGCGGTCCTTATAATCGGAGTCAAGCTCTGGTTCAAGACGCAGAAACAATTCGGTGGGTAGCCAGAAAAATGCCTCCAGAGGCTACCGAAAACTGGTATACATCCCTGTCAGAAGCGATCGCTGCTTGGAAGGCAAGCGGCGAGTCCCACAACACGATCAGGATAATGGACAATCAAGCGCACTTTACGGCGCGCACCCATACAGCACCTGTAGTGTCCGATACGTTGCTGATCGAACTCGGTTCGTGCGATCGCTTGACAATCGAAGCAGGTAATGGTTACCGACCGACGATCAGTCCTTTGGGAGGGGATCTGATCGTGAGCGGTGCTGAGGGGTCAACGTTACGGCTAAATGGTTTGCTTTGTGGCGGTAAAGTCATCGTCGCCGGAAAGGCGCAACTAGAAGTAGACCACTGTACGATTCGACCCAAGCGATCCCCTGACCAACACCAAGAAACTGTTGTGGGCATTAGCGAAGTCTCTGGGGAGACCAAAGTGACAATCTCTAATAGTATTGTTGGGCAGGTAAACTTGCCCATTGAAAGTGGAGCGTTGGCACTGCGCGATAGTATAATCGATGGGGCCGGATCGGCAGCAATCCGGTCGTTGGGAAGACACCATGGACTCGTGACAAAAATCGAGCGCTCGACAATTTTTGGGGGAGTATATATTGAAGAAATGGAGTTGGGTTCGGAAACAATCTTTATGGAACCCGTAAAAGCGCAAAAACAAGGAAGTGGCGGTCTGCGGTATAGCTACGCACCAGTGGGTTACCAAATCGAAACAGAACCACCACCGACAGAAGAAGAACCAAAAAAAGAAAATTATTATTACTCTACACCAGAACGATATGAGTGCCAGCCAAAGACTTTGGAGAATTCAGAACTACAGCCAAGTTTTACATCCCAGCAGTACGGTCAACCGGGTTATGCTCAGTTAAGCCTCAGTTGCCCTCAAGAGATCCAAAAGGGCGCAGAAAATAATACTGAAATGGGGGCGTTCAATAATTTGCAGCGACCGCAACAAGAGGCAAATTTAGCAGCCAGTTTGGATGAATACTTGCGCTTGGGCATGGAAGTAAGCACAGTTTATAAAAATTAA